The window TCCTGTAGGAAACAGAGGACCAGTGTGGGTCCCAGTAAGACTCTATCCCCACCCAGAAGGAACATAGTGGGCTGCAGGATCCAGCACATCTGGAAGGAGGGCAGTAAGTcggattcatttttttttttaaatgtagggCGGGGGGGTTTTGATGTCCGCTCTTGAAACACAAAATGTTGCACTTGTGATTTTGGCCTTTTTATGATCATAACTGGGGGTTATAGTTATCGACTGGGCAAGATCTAAcgtatcattttcaaaataaaagcgctcCATCGGGGGCTTAGTTCTTTTCccaaaagcagtttttttttatgtgaaagaaaaaactatataaaaaaaccTATACAATTATTATaagtataaaaaatgaaatatctgCAAtaatcaagtgtgtgtgtgtgtgtgtgtgtgtgtgtgtgtgtgtgtgtgtgtgtgtgtgtgtgtgtgtgtgtgtgtgtgtgtgtgtgtgtgtgtgtgtgtgtgtgtgtgtgtgtgtgtgtgtgtgtgtgtgtgtgtgtgtgtgtgtgtgtgtgtgtgcgtgtgtgttttctctcaggTAAGTCATCCCAGTGGAAGGGGACGGTCCTGGACCAGGTCCCTGTGAACCCGTCTCTCTACCTGATCAAATACGACGGCTTCGACTGCATCTACGGCCTGGAGCTGTACAGTGACGAGCGGGTGGTGGGGCTGGAGGTGCTGCCCGACCGAGTGGGTGAGGAACACCGTCTCTTTACACCTTCCTCCATCATTCGGGACGTTAATACAGTgttaaagtaactaagtacatttactcaggtactgtacttaagtgcaaTATTGAGGGACTTGTATATCACTAATTATTTCAATTTTGTATACTTCGTACCCTaaccccactacaattcagaggtaaatcctgcacttttactcccctacatttattgaatccctttagttactttacagatctggattaatgatggtaaatatgatcagcccttaagtcagactttagttcacctggagtaaatccagcagctaccctgcagtatacaaagccattcaaactagctgcacctttaccagctctgagaacactttaatgatcaataattataaaacatatcagagatattattctgaaatggaccaatcaaacaatgactacttttactgtcgctactttaagtacatttagatgagagtactttctactttcactggaggaacatttagaatgcaggacttttactgtgacagagtattcctacactctggtacttctactttactcaaatacaagatctgagtacttctactttactcaagtacatgatctgagtacttctactttactcaagtacaagatctgagtacttctacttttactcaagtacaagatctgagtacttctacttttactcaagtacaagatctgagtacttctacttttagtcaagtacaagatctgagtacttttacttttacacaagtacaagaactgagtacttttacttttactcaagtacaagatctgagtacttctacttttactcaagtacaagatctgagtacttctacttttactcaagtacaagatctgagtacttctacttttactcaagtgcaagatctgagtacttttacttttacacaagtacaagaactgagtacttttacttttactcaagtacaagatctgagtacttctacttttactcaagtacaagatctgagtacttctacttttactcaagtacaagatctgagtacttctagttttactcaagtacaagatctgagtacttctacttttactcaagtacaagatctgagtacttctagttttactcaagtacaagatctgagtacttctacttttactcaagtacaagatctgagtacttttacttttactcaagtacaagatctgagtacttttacttttactcaagtacaagatctgagtacttctacttttactcaagtacaagatctgagtacttctacttttactcaagtacaagatctgagtacttctacttttactcaagaacaagatctgagtacttctacttttactcaagtacaagaactgagtactacttttactcaagtacaagacctgagtacttctacttttactcaagtacaagatctgagtacttctacttttactcaagtacaagatctgagtacttttacttttactcaagtacaagacctgaatacttttacttttactcaagtacaagacctgagtacttttacttttactcaagtacaagagctgagtacttctacttttactcaagaacaagatctgagtacttcaatATTATTTAATCCATTTCATAGCataacaaattatttaaatacataatataataaatacagaattaAATTATTCTTTAGGAATAACCTTAACCATCATACAAACTCATGtcttcacacacagacaaataaaacaagaacaatatCCAAAAGCAGTTATTtttatgtgaaagaaaaaaagagttgaaAAATCGATATCATtttaagaaaattaaaataaattaaaaaaattagaTTAAAGCACATGGCAAAAGatttatacttaaataaaaatatatacaaaatatgttCAATTGTATGGTAATATGCAAATGTATTGCTAAAGAATTAGGtaatagaataataaaaacatcctTTATGTCATTTTAACATCTTTAGTCTGACAAACCTAAAAAACTAGGATGTCGCAAAGGCACAGATGATCGTGGATTTATGTCAAATCTTGTTTTGGTCATTTTGGGGTTTGggctgttttttaaacaaagacagTCTTGGCTTtgagaatataaaatgtttgttgCCAAATTCTGACAATTTTGAAGCTTGTAAAGATGAGGTGACAACTTCAGCTGATAACCCGCTCCTACGTCGCCCTGAAATACTGAATGACAGACTGATAGTATCCCAGCAGTGCCCGGGACAGTGGGTCCTCATCTGATcccaaatatatcaaaatagTATTGCCAAATACAGCGATGAAGTTCGTAAAGGTTCGATGACGAGCTGCGTAGAGAGCAACTTAATGGTAGCAGCATTTACAACAGGCAGAGctaaagcacacaaacacactttcactcACAAAAACACTCACCAGCTTTCTTCCTCACCTTTCCAAGTAAAAAACATCCTTGTCCCCGTGCTACTACCTTAAAATGATTTAGCCTTATCATTACAACACATGAATCTCTGTCATCCATGCTGACTGTTGAGCATTATGAAGGACAGCCAACAACAAGGTGTAGACAAACACTATTTCAGAATCACAGCTAAGGCAGTGGTGGTCCTAAGGGGGGGCAAGGGGTACCATGCTCCATAATATTATGAATCCcccttttaaaataactatGGCTAAAAACCTGGCAAACTTTGAAGGACTTTCTCTCAGAATTTTGTCCTGGATACATTCCTTATGTTATGTGACATATTTAGCTGAATATTTGGAGAACAGAAAACATAAGGATCTAATTGAAGAGCTAATAATCTCCTCTTCCCAACCTCTTTCCTTTTGTATACAACTCAAAATTGGTTTTGTGTTCAATGTGACAGATTTTGAAAGAGCAGATCACAATGACAAAGCACGAATCAAGCAGATCAATGTTCTCTTCATTATGTTATGGATGGATCAACCAATAGTTGCAGCTCTTAACAGTGTTTAGTATTTTGATGTCCTGAGCACAGACCCCCCTGATGATGTCCCACTGACCCCCTCTCTGTGATTGGTTCCAGCCCCGGCCCGTGTGAGCGACTCGATGCTGGCAGAGACGATGATCGGCAAAGCGGTTGAGCACATGTTTGAGACGGAGGACGGGCCGAAGGAGGAGTGGAGGGGGATGGTGCTTGCCCGAGCTCCCATCATGACCACCTGGTTCTACATCACCTACGAGAAAGACCCGGTGCTCTACATGTACCAGCTGCTGGACGACTACAAGGAGGGAGACCTGCGCATCATGCCCGACTCCAGTGAGTGGGAGCTGCAGCTGGGTATACTGGAGACCAGGGTTCAGCCCCTGAGTTCACTGAATAGTAGTCTACTTGCCAGCATAGTGAACCTGGAaaagttttatgatagaaatgtatagcaGGGGTacccagcacatagaaactgcctgGTGCTAGCTTGCctatgttgggcaatttgctaAATGATCACAAGTTGCGTTAATCAGCATTAATGGCATTATAGCCCAAGTggacagaagtaaaaaaaaaaatggttggACAATTTAGGAGTGGTTTTAGGGGTTGTTGAGGATGCTCAATCCATTTATGAAgtttcaggatcaaaaatgaCTGATTTTAACCAGAACGTAGACATATTTAtactctctgtgggctgattttgaccACCATGAATAGTGTTGCGACCATTTGATATAGAGGGCACAAGATGAAAGTGATATTACCTCTACTGTGGACAACTTTTCTTCatataaataagcaatctgtccaatccaaatggTCCACTAAATCCAAAATGAATTTAAAGGGAccacaaatataaataagtatCTTCATACCCCAAAAACCACTCCAAAGTTGTCCAAATCACCCcagctatttttttattaatgttcaTATAGGCCATAATGACCGCCTgtctgcacattatcccgcttattacacagccagatactaaacaaactaacgactcgactcccaatattaattcaagttattttattgactcaaaaatgatcgtatttcttagtctaagaaaaaaaaacatcagaaactacgacaacaacaactttacggcagcactgatcgaggttttctgtaactgattcactaacaagtccttcaaccctgcagagcccagaccttgttcctgttagtgtttacttcctgtctgtttgatttatctgacgtccagcgctccgtcttttaacctcttttcctttgtttttcttaatcctccttaacaacagtcaaTATAATCTTTGACAGCGGTCTgcactactggattaacaacaggtcacatgttctgaatcaaccaatcagaattgagtattcaactaagccatgttaTGATACTAACAACGCAACTTGTGCTAATTGAGCAAATTGCCGAACATATGCAAGATAGGTTCTGGTAGTTTCGATGTGCTGggtgtactcaacatttccggggTTCACGACAGAACTCTAtgagctggcaactagactatcGAGTTGTACAGGGAGGCATAAATAAACCGTAACATACAAACCACCTTTGCTACCAGGCATCGTGTGCGTGGCTGGTAAAAACAGCACAGCAACAGATTTGCACAACACAGAGCAACACCACGTTACACGCTAAGTAGTAGCAGATTTAATTCATATGGAATTATTTAAGTCACCACTTGAGGCTAAGAATTTTTGGATTTCCATTTTTAGTTTAAGACGGTGTAGACAGGGACCAGAATCCAAACTCCTAAGAACTCCGGAACAGATGGCATGTAAAGCACTCATGATGCGTGATGTGTTCTCAATAGCAACTGGTCTATATGTGGGCTAAAATAGTCtatactacacacacatttggacatacagctccggaaaaaaaagagaccactgcagcgttatcagtttctctttattatttatagatatgtctttgagttaaattattttaaaataacttttattgtattaattaaactgctgacaacatttctgtgtgttggaatcagacactggaatggctgccatacaggGGCGTAGCTAGGTTTTCAAGTTTAGGTGGGCTTAGCCCAGAGGTGAGGTGGAGCTGTGTGTTAATGTGAGTACTAGAACATTTTCGGGGCCTCTTTTGGTTGCGTTTTCAATATATTAGTCATGTTAGCCAGGTCTATGTTACCTGGCCCAGTCATGTTGACATGTCTTAGGAGtagggtggacttcacatcctctaggggggcCCGGGGGAAcagatttttaacattttaaagtgaattgcatgcatctggtgcactttgagagcaaaattaagatGCTAGATCTAATAGAACtttgtggtcttggtaaggggagggggcacaactctcaacactattatgaaaaatatatcaatcaatcaaagcaTTAAAAATACCATAACCAAtgacaattaaatgaaatatcttcattttgaaaatgttattcttgGAAAAGGAGCATGAACTGTGAATgcccttttttttcaattttttttgaTAAAACTTTCATTTGGGGTGggctttaacacattttaggTGGGCTGAAACGCTACTGCTGAAGCCCACCTAACAGGCCTAGCTATGCCATTGCTGccattaaagaaaaatgtggagtgggctcttcattttttccggagctgtataaaTTTGGGGGATTTTTATCTTTCATCATATAGATTTTAGCATtgaagtgcaaaaacaaaaaaagtataattgtaaaacacattttatttggggGAGGGGAAAGAAGTTAAATAGGAGAGCCTGGCACTATCTTGCCCTCCCCTGGTGCCGGGCCGGATTGttctattggattttggaaGATTGCAGAAAGATCTGTGGTAAACAAATGTTTACGgtacttatttgttttgttcagcaggaagATCTCCACAAACCAACACCACTTTTTTAACAGTTGAGTAAATGTCATCACCAGAAGTAAAAGCTAACGCTATAACCCACATCACGCCGATCTTTAGCTGCCTTTACTTCAGTCATCGCGtaacttgttagcaaccgctgttaCACCAGTGGGGTGTATAGCACATAGTTTATGTCAtagaaaaaaggtgaaatagCTTTTAAAgcttgtgtcaaccacagaccatGTTTTAGGCGTGTAACCAAAACATTGACTTCAGAACGAGCTAACTGGctaaatgctgactcattttgGTGCTATGACTTAACCCTGCACCACTCCATTGTCACAAGGGTTTTATGTTTCTACATGAGTTGGTTAGCCTCCCTGCTGCTTACACAtgtcctgtctctctccctgtAGACGACACGGTGGCGGCGGAGCGGGAGCCTGGCGAGGTGGTGGACAGTCTGGTGGGCAAACAGGTGGAGTACGCCAAAGAGGATGGCGGAAAGCGCTCGGGCATGGTCATCCACCAGGTGGAGGCCAAGCCCTCCGTCTACTTCATAAAGTTTGACGACGACTTCCACATCTACGTCTACGACCTGGTCAAGACCTCCTAAGACCAGAAGACCCGGTCCAGGATCGGGACCCCATAAAAGACTTACTGAGACCTGCCTAGACCCTccgaaaaaagaaaaaaaactccaaatTTCCCAAAGAAGAACAAGTGATTTGAAACATCCAAGGTCTATAGAGAAGCTGGGACGGATGATATCATTTTTAACTCTTTCTTTTATGAAATGCCTTAAACACAAGAGAAATACTTCATGATGGAGGCCCCCTCCCCAAGACAGGAGAACTACCACCTGCTCCGAGTCTTCAATTATATATCCATCATCAGTTTCCAGATTTTAGGTTCCATTAGGATTCATCCCAACACACAATTGTTTGATCACCCCAAATAAGACCAAGTTATTTGACATAAGagattttggaatatttgtAGCAATACTTAATGAATCAGAAAACCCGACTTCTCCAAGCTGATAGGACCCAATCTTGAGATCTTCGAAGCGAACAGAAAACGTCCCCCGAACGCCATATCCTCCACTCCAGAGTCGAAGCAGGTCTCAAGCTATTTAAGTAAACAGAACCTCCCCTCTCCTGAAGCCTTGTCAGACTGCTTGTGGGGGGGGGTGAGGCAATGGGTTAATGAAGGGATGGGACTTCAGGAAGACAGGAACCTGGAGATGAAGTGAAAGCTGAACCATCGTCTGTCTCCGTTTGTGTTTATCCGAGGTGTTCGGGGACTGGGTTGCAATTAGAAGTCACACAAGAGGAACTCGTGTCCAATCACAGCATTGTATTGaccctacccccccccccccctccccccaggGCAAAGAGTGGAATAAAGTCTGAAGCGCACCGTGGAAAAGGCAGAGAATGCAGACTACTTTCTGTTTCCATT of the Eleginops maclovinus isolate JMC-PN-2008 ecotype Puerto Natales chromosome 12, JC_Emac_rtc_rv5, whole genome shotgun sequence genome contains:
- the spinb gene encoding spindlin b isoform X2, giving the protein MKTPFKSPTAPRPPRADGGHSGVSANMMKKKNSHKKQRTSVGPSKTLSPPRRNIVGCRIQHIWKEGSKSSQWKGTVLDQVPVNPSLYLIKYDGFDCIYGLELYSDERVVGLEVLPDRVAPARVSDSMLAETMIGKAVEHMFETEDGPKEEWRGMVLARAPIMTTWFYITYEKDPVLYMYQLLDDYKEGDLRIMPDSNDTVAAEREPGEVVDSLVGKQVEYAKEDGGKRSGMVIHQVEAKPSVYFIKFDDDFHIYVYDLVKTS
- the spinb gene encoding spindlin b isoform X1 — protein: MKTPFKSPTAPRPPRADGGELKDSSNAENTDVSLRQTDRFLPTGHSGVSANMMKKKNSHKKQRTSVGPSKTLSPPRRNIVGCRIQHIWKEGSKSSQWKGTVLDQVPVNPSLYLIKYDGFDCIYGLELYSDERVVGLEVLPDRVAPARVSDSMLAETMIGKAVEHMFETEDGPKEEWRGMVLARAPIMTTWFYITYEKDPVLYMYQLLDDYKEGDLRIMPDSNDTVAAEREPGEVVDSLVGKQVEYAKEDGGKRSGMVIHQVEAKPSVYFIKFDDDFHIYVYDLVKTS